The following proteins are encoded in a genomic region of Ostrea edulis chromosome 7, xbOstEdul1.1, whole genome shotgun sequence:
- the LOC125654526 gene encoding uncharacterized protein LOC125654526: MFYVKKMQFQKIIVVFIVILETYHCVELPDNACTASLETLKDVSKCPSNEKEYRDAARRKNCSAYSNACRSFEYHCVLNEWATSLVEVCAPSRLILSGKCTEFNRGLHCIRRSYLTDCKKFSKPCPLVYDSTQSFLYPGCYNIVSTATKESTELSTAKYSTAGTTIGDIRNQKQRKKESNLEGGVLMIALPIACLAWIAAVVIIFVIYFKWKKSISNRSKQKLTRKLNTDSSSNDTQEALIKGSN, translated from the exons ATgttttatgttaaaaaaatgcaatttcaa AAAATCATTGTGGTGTTCATTGTGATACTTGAAACGTACCATTGTGTGGAATTACCTGACAATGCGTGCACAGCGTCGCTGGAAACTTTAAAGGATGTTTCAAAGTGTCCTTCAAATGAAAAAGAATATAGAGACGCTGCCCGGAGAAAGAACTGCTCAGCATATAGCAATGCCTGTAGATCATTTGAATATCACTGTGTTCTTAATGAATGGGCAACAAGTCTGGTGGAGGTCTGTGCACCTTCGAGATTGATACTGT CTGGCAAATGTACCGAGTTCAACAGAGGATTACATTGTATTCGCAGAAGCTATCTGACGGACTGCAAAAAGTTTAGTAAACCATGTCCACTGGTTTATGATTCAACACAATCTTTTCTGT atcCTGGTTGTTACAACATAGTCAGTACGGCGACAAAGGAGAGTACTGAATTGTCAACAGCAAAGTATAGCACTGCAGGTACAACAATAGGAGATATTAGAAACCAGAAACAAAG GAAGAAAGAAAGCAATCTTGAAGGAGGGGTTCTGATGATCGCCTTGCCTATTGCATGCCTGGCTTGGATTGCAGCTGTTGTgataatatttgtaatatactTTAAATGGAAGAAGTCTATCTCCAATCGATCGAAACAAAAATTGACAA GAAAATTAAATACAGATTCGTCCAGCAACGACACGCAGGAGGCATTAATTAAAGGTTCGAACTAG
- the LOC125670505 gene encoding uncharacterized protein LOC125670505: MYVGSRSSEHARVVMFHSSVSRYEETKSVIYNISKNPEESPLRVVLSTVALGMRADLRHVKTAIHAGPPQNIEAYIQQIGRAGISGIQAEAVLYFNNSDLGHPSIKKTMKEYCRNSECRRKSLNMYFGCDNENCALSQCCDACHLDLKLQWTFDAILSSMQKAVLRDKLVQLLSDMNCVLEPFIVERIIFDAHLYNSPSLLVSEFGLQEVFSVRITSMLTSFL, encoded by the exons ATGTATGTTGGTAGTCGTAGCTCAGAACATGCCAGAGTAGTCATGTTCCATTCTTCAGTCAGTAGATACGAAGAG ACTAAATCAGTCATATACAACATCTCCAAAAATCCTGAAGAATCCCCACTGAGAGTTGTTCTATCCACTGTTGCATTGGGCATGAGGGCTGACCTAAGACACGTAAAAACAGCTATTCATGCAGGTCCACCACAAAACATTGAAG CATACATTCAGCAAATAGGCAGGGCAGGCATAAGTGGGATACAAGCTGAAGCTGTTCTGTACTTCAACAACTCAGACTTAGGTCACCCTTCCATTAAGAAAACAATGAAAGAGTATTGTAGAAATTCAGAATGCAGAAGGAAAAGTCTTAATATGTACTTTGGATGTGACAATGAAAACTGTGCTCTTTCACAATGCTGTGATGCCTGTCACCTTGACTTAAAGTTGCAGTGGACATTTGATGCAATTCTAAGCAGCATGCAGAAAGCTGTTTTACGCGATAAATTAGTACAGCTTTTATCTGACATGAATTGTGTGCTTGAGCCTTTCATTGTAGAGAGAATTATTTTCGATGCACATTTATACAATAGCCCATCTTTACTTGTATCAGAGTTTGGATTACAAGAAGTATTTTCAGTCAGAATAACCAGTATGTTGAcctcatttttgtaa